The following coding sequences lie in one Tichowtungia aerotolerans genomic window:
- a CDS encoding MFS transporter, with amino-acid sequence MSSGVDVKPVSGGKIFGYALGDGAVSITMNGIATFAMLYYTQVLGLNPVHAGLALSITLFWDAITDPLMGCISDNTRSRFGRRIPYMVGGGVVLALSFFLLWVLPGRLSSMAGVFFCVLLMNVLLRTASTVFIIPYLALGFEMCPEYVDRSRLQGARFFVNQTTNLLFTMLAWTLFFKDGVGEGGERIDGTLIAQNYLIMGGCLTVAILIAVGACVFNTRRYAVDNRQEQLEGKSLKVFAQEIGAILKDRLAWYVFGFLGVALLGIFLTSQVQMFTYVFYMKFTGMQKAFVHCGGMLAFALFALNLPVLVKRFDKKRAGFIGMGISAVGSLALLITFTGGILSPQAVCTVAGFQIPIAVIVFGILQALWWGGCGVMIPLATSMIADVSEIHQEKTGNANDGGYASVLSFFMKASNGIGMMLTGQLIALAGIVSKADSQTVEAARNISVITFLCGPVLLAVSFVLLRKYPVDRGFMEKMRKNKEEI; translated from the coding sequence ATGAGTTCGGGCGTTGATGTGAAGCCGGTTTCCGGTGGTAAGATTTTCGGGTATGCCCTCGGTGACGGGGCGGTGTCAATCACGATGAACGGAATCGCGACTTTTGCGATGTTGTATTACACGCAGGTTCTCGGGTTGAATCCGGTTCATGCGGGGCTGGCGCTCAGCATTACGCTGTTCTGGGATGCAATCACGGACCCTCTGATGGGGTGTATTTCCGACAATACGCGCAGCCGGTTTGGCCGGCGCATTCCTTATATGGTTGGCGGCGGTGTGGTGCTGGCGCTCTCCTTTTTTCTGCTTTGGGTGCTGCCGGGCCGGCTGTCGTCTATGGCCGGTGTGTTTTTCTGCGTGCTTCTGATGAATGTTCTGCTGCGCACGGCTTCGACCGTTTTCATTATTCCGTATTTGGCTCTGGGTTTTGAGATGTGTCCCGAATATGTGGACCGTTCCCGGCTGCAGGGTGCACGCTTTTTTGTGAACCAGACGACCAACTTGCTTTTTACAATGCTGGCCTGGACTCTGTTTTTTAAGGACGGAGTCGGCGAAGGCGGAGAGCGCATCGACGGAACGCTGATTGCTCAGAATTATTTGATCATGGGTGGGTGTTTAACCGTCGCGATTCTGATCGCGGTCGGCGCCTGTGTTTTCAATACGCGCCGGTATGCGGTCGATAATCGCCAGGAACAGCTTGAGGGTAAAAGCCTCAAAGTGTTTGCGCAGGAGATAGGAGCGATTCTGAAAGACCGCCTGGCCTGGTATGTATTCGGATTCCTCGGGGTTGCTCTGCTGGGTATTTTCCTGACGTCTCAGGTCCAGATGTTTACCTATGTGTTTTATATGAAATTTACCGGGATGCAAAAGGCCTTTGTGCATTGCGGCGGCATGCTGGCATTTGCGCTGTTCGCGCTGAACCTGCCGGTTCTGGTGAAGCGGTTCGACAAAAAGCGGGCCGGATTTATCGGGATGGGCATCAGCGCAGTCGGATCGCTTGCACTGCTGATCACTTTTACCGGAGGCATATTGTCGCCTCAGGCTGTTTGTACGGTCGCCGGTTTTCAGATCCCGATCGCTGTCATTGTTTTTGGAATCCTGCAGGCCCTTTGGTGGGGTGGCTGCGGGGTTATGATTCCGCTGGCCACATCCATGATTGCAGACGTATCAGAGATTCATCAGGAAAAAACCGGGAATGCAAATGATGGGGGATATGCTTCTGTGTTGAGCTTTTTCATGAAGGCCTCCAATGGCATCGGCATGATGCTGACGGGCCAACTCATTGCACTGGCCGGGATTGTTTCCAAAGCAGACAGCCAGACCGTTGAAGCCGCCCGCAATATTTCCGTGATAACTTTCCTGTGTGGCCCGGTCCTGTTGGCGGTATCTTTTGTTCTTCTACGCAAATATCCGGTGGACCGTGGATTTATGGAAAAAATGCGCAAAAACAAAGAGGAGATATAA
- a CDS encoding alpha-L-rhamnosidase-related protein, translated as MMNSNVKWIWTQRGSYNTYNDTIVAVRRFQAGEVTAARIQITADSRYRLFVNGHWIADGPARAWSERYCYDVHEIEEFLRPGENEIKIVARYFGCGTFHGVPQQAGLAAQVDLRTTDGRELRVATDSSWQVADGVMWRRNTPKVSIQMEPAELYDATLEDQLVFEDAVELFPVGEGPWKNLSRREVACLTRRDFSFKAFAGASLVASPSRSFCMAHTRVMNPGLIEANGRVFSPFGIATILVLESDGEVVFEKKRVDRGFLKIAVDGQVVEEGERISLNRGRHLVLGFARNILNNDKTVAFGLSGPDDLVLRNPLDGMYANPWCYLPMRDYAFVQDDMVWRWFAEPLSEGRDVAYEKLTDSWLSEIRQVDDFISCLGSAAENIPSGEMFVEDSYLDFCSRREIGNINELVQFPNALLSDDESWTEVPACEGDVELVYDLGEENCGYIDFDLVAEHGVVVDLFMVEYIHSNGAIQFSEKNRNGFRYITRQGTNCYTSMKRRAGRYLFITLRNLSQPVRLRNVKLIESTYPVDDAGLFSCSNPQLNAVAELSVRTLKLCMEDVYTDCPLYEQTLWVGDLRNEALYGYYAFGATDIAWNSLRLAAESVSRYGMVGSQVPSCWDMVLPAWSFLWGIAVWEYFWYTGDQAGLEALYPAVVKNIQSAEKRMSDQGLFSAEYWNFFDWAKIDKEHRTVFHNNMLFVGALQAAVSCAEAMRDEEGVSRFSELAQALTGSINRFWNAEKKSYPDSLHDDGLASGSSSQHTAFLSLLYDIVEPVHVDEVVNNMLNPSEETIEAGSPFATMYMYEALEKTGFSERVIDLIGQAYRPMLEIGASTAWESYAQGTLAQDGFPTRSHCHGWSASPIYFFQRIILGVRQTGVGGSSFEISPRFCGLSEAEGVVKTVRGDLRVAWRREESKCFISYEAPPDMEVSFRENESLYGVSIELNSMGMNETEKGRLYEFGR; from the coding sequence ATGATGAATTCCAATGTAAAATGGATTTGGACGCAGCGTGGTTCTTATAACACGTATAATGATACGATTGTTGCTGTCCGGAGATTTCAGGCGGGTGAGGTTACTGCTGCCCGGATTCAGATCACCGCGGACAGCCGGTACCGCCTGTTTGTGAATGGACACTGGATTGCGGATGGTCCTGCACGGGCCTGGTCTGAGCGGTATTGTTATGATGTGCATGAGATCGAAGAGTTTTTGCGGCCCGGTGAAAACGAGATCAAAATTGTTGCTCGCTATTTCGGTTGCGGTACTTTTCACGGGGTGCCGCAGCAGGCAGGGCTGGCCGCACAGGTTGATCTGCGGACGACCGATGGGCGGGAGCTTCGGGTTGCGACGGATTCTTCGTGGCAGGTTGCAGACGGCGTGATGTGGCGGCGCAATACGCCGAAAGTTTCGATTCAGATGGAACCGGCGGAACTTTACGATGCGACATTGGAAGATCAGCTTGTTTTCGAGGATGCGGTTGAGCTGTTTCCTGTTGGCGAAGGACCGTGGAAAAATCTCAGCAGGCGGGAGGTTGCCTGCCTGACTCGCCGTGATTTCAGTTTTAAGGCGTTTGCAGGCGCTTCGCTGGTTGCTTCTCCTTCACGTTCATTCTGCATGGCGCATACGAGAGTGATGAATCCCGGGCTGATCGAAGCCAACGGGCGGGTTTTCAGCCCGTTCGGAATCGCGACAATTCTGGTTCTCGAATCGGACGGAGAGGTTGTCTTTGAAAAAAAACGGGTGGACCGAGGATTCCTGAAGATTGCCGTTGATGGGCAGGTTGTAGAAGAGGGTGAGCGCATTTCTCTGAATCGGGGCAGGCATCTGGTTTTGGGATTTGCACGGAATATTCTGAATAACGACAAGACGGTGGCGTTCGGGTTGTCCGGCCCGGACGATCTGGTGTTAAGGAATCCGCTGGACGGGATGTATGCAAATCCGTGGTGCTATCTTCCGATGCGGGACTATGCGTTTGTTCAGGATGACATGGTCTGGCGGTGGTTTGCCGAGCCGCTTTCCGAGGGCCGGGATGTTGCGTACGAGAAACTGACCGATTCCTGGTTGTCCGAGATCCGGCAGGTTGATGATTTCATTTCCTGCTTGGGATCTGCGGCTGAAAATATTCCGTCCGGTGAGATGTTTGTTGAGGACTCTTATCTTGATTTCTGCAGTCGACGTGAGATTGGGAATATAAACGAGTTGGTTCAGTTCCCGAATGCGTTGCTTTCTGACGATGAATCATGGACGGAAGTGCCTGCCTGTGAAGGCGATGTGGAACTAGTTTATGATTTGGGCGAGGAAAACTGCGGCTACATTGATTTTGACCTGGTTGCAGAGCATGGGGTGGTTGTTGACCTGTTTATGGTGGAATACATTCACAGCAACGGTGCAATCCAGTTTTCCGAAAAAAACCGCAATGGATTCCGATATATCACGCGGCAGGGAACGAACTGTTATACGTCAATGAAGCGTCGGGCCGGCCGTTATCTTTTCATAACGTTGCGAAACCTGAGTCAGCCGGTTCGTCTCCGAAATGTAAAACTGATCGAGTCTACCTATCCGGTGGATGATGCCGGCCTTTTCTCATGCAGCAACCCGCAATTGAATGCCGTTGCCGAGCTGTCTGTTCGGACGTTGAAGCTTTGCATGGAGGATGTGTATACCGACTGTCCGCTCTACGAACAGACGCTCTGGGTAGGTGACCTTCGAAATGAAGCGCTCTATGGTTATTATGCGTTTGGGGCAACCGATATTGCGTGGAATTCTCTGCGACTCGCTGCCGAGTCTGTGTCCCGATACGGAATGGTCGGCTCTCAGGTGCCTTCCTGCTGGGATATGGTGTTGCCTGCGTGGAGTTTTCTTTGGGGGATCGCCGTGTGGGAATACTTCTGGTACACCGGCGACCAAGCGGGGCTGGAAGCGCTCTATCCTGCCGTAGTGAAAAATATTCAGTCCGCCGAAAAACGGATGTCAGATCAGGGGCTTTTCAGTGCGGAATACTGGAACTTTTTCGACTGGGCGAAAATTGATAAGGAGCATCGGACTGTTTTTCATAACAACATGCTTTTTGTCGGTGCGCTGCAGGCTGCGGTCAGCTGTGCGGAAGCAATGCGGGATGAAGAGGGAGTCTCGCGGTTTTCAGAACTGGCGCAGGCGCTGACCGGTTCCATCAACCGCTTCTGGAATGCGGAGAAAAAGTCTTATCCGGACAGCCTTCACGATGACGGATTGGCCAGTGGGTCTTCATCGCAGCACACGGCTTTTCTGTCTTTGCTGTATGATATTGTTGAGCCGGTTCATGTCGATGAGGTCGTGAACAACATGCTCAACCCGTCCGAAGAGACCATCGAGGCCGGTTCTCCGTTCGCCACGATGTACATGTATGAGGCGCTGGAAAAAACCGGTTTTTCCGAACGGGTGATTGATTTGATTGGGCAGGCCTACCGTCCGATGCTGGAGATTGGCGCTTCAACGGCGTGGGAAAGTTATGCGCAGGGAACGTTGGCTCAAGATGGTTTCCCGACCCGAAGTCATTGTCATGGATGGTCGGCATCTCCCATCTATTTCTTCCAGAGAATTATACTGGGAGTGCGCCAGACGGGCGTCGGTGGTTCTTCTTTTGAAATCAGTCCGCGATTTTGCGGGTTGAGTGAGGCCGAGGGCGTTGTGAAGACCGTGCGGGGAGATTTGCGGGTGGCCTGGAGGCGTGAAGAAAGTAAATGTTTTATCTCTTATGAGGCGCCGCCGGACATGGAGGTGTCGTTCAGGGAAAATGAGAGTCTTTATGGGGTTTCCATTGAGCTGAATTCGATGGGAATGAATGAAACAGAGAAGGGGCGTTTGTATGAGTTCGGGCGTTGA
- a CDS encoding beta-xylosidase family glycoside hydrolase has product MKTYITGGVVLLMVAGFWAEGGVLDDFNRVDTDYSVDSGTIGNEWESTGSVTWTIQNGMLSADHNVSGEYAFYNRSEEICKEGTGGFEICADVIGMFGGAWAGVVFNYQNPDNFYAIRFQAGTQTYQFVKVVNGRISAAVSRKDASCQFAVGAAYRIKVICREPYKISFEITEAGESTVLNPTTVGTDRAGAFKGGYAGVYVRSAPGSARPDALFDNLSATVLAAQSVE; this is encoded by the coding sequence TTGAAGACGTATATAACAGGTGGTGTTGTTTTGCTTATGGTTGCAGGTTTTTGGGCCGAAGGCGGTGTGCTGGATGATTTTAACCGGGTTGATACCGATTATTCGGTAGATTCCGGCACAATTGGTAATGAGTGGGAAAGCACCGGGTCCGTTACTTGGACCATACAGAACGGAATGCTTTCTGCGGATCACAATGTTTCGGGGGAGTATGCTTTCTATAACCGTTCAGAGGAAATCTGCAAGGAGGGCACCGGTGGGTTTGAAATTTGCGCGGACGTGATTGGTATGTTTGGCGGAGCCTGGGCCGGAGTGGTTTTTAATTACCAGAATCCAGATAATTTCTATGCGATTCGCTTTCAGGCCGGCACCCAGACCTATCAGTTTGTAAAGGTGGTGAATGGCCGGATTTCTGCAGCAGTGAGCAGAAAAGATGCTTCCTGTCAGTTTGCCGTCGGAGCTGCATATCGGATTAAAGTGATCTGTAGAGAGCCGTATAAGATCAGCTTTGAAATTACGGAGGCGGGGGAGTCAACGGTGCTTAACCCGACGACTGTTGGAACGGATCGGGCGGGGGCATTTAAAGGCGGCTATGCCGGGGTTTATGTGCGATCTGCCCCCGGATCGGCCAGACCGGACGCACTGTTCGATAATTTATCAGCAACGGTATTGGCAGCTCAGAGTGTAGAATAG
- a CDS encoding IclR family transcriptional regulator: MKQARILPSVLKGIQILQSIANQPNGMKLSEISQDLETPSSNMTLYLNTLMKSGSVIRDPLNRKFYISPRAIDLFQHAGKGLIHQLGPCADEPMQALHRHFNENILLGFRKDHLVIFIKHIRSTQVIGVNFEKEPDLPLHITAAGRAILAFLPKKEIDAYIKKASFEKVTSKTVSDETSLRRILEETRKKGFAFNPGEFEEEVMAVAVPILFNDHPIASLVMQFPLLRHTEEDAINAAPLIIEQAKIIENKLMNT, from the coding sequence GTGAAACAAGCACGTATTCTGCCATCCGTACTGAAAGGAATTCAGATCCTCCAGAGTATCGCCAATCAGCCAAACGGCATGAAGCTCTCTGAAATTTCCCAGGACCTGGAAACGCCATCCTCCAACATGACACTTTATCTGAATACCCTGATGAAATCCGGAAGTGTCATTCGCGACCCGCTCAACCGGAAATTCTATATATCCCCCAGGGCAATTGATCTATTCCAGCATGCCGGAAAAGGCCTGATCCACCAGCTGGGTCCTTGTGCAGATGAACCCATGCAGGCTCTTCATCGGCATTTTAATGAAAATATCCTGCTCGGATTCAGAAAAGATCATCTGGTCATATTCATTAAACACATCCGGTCAACTCAAGTCATCGGGGTCAACTTCGAAAAGGAACCCGATCTCCCCCTGCACATCACAGCAGCCGGACGAGCCATCCTGGCCTTTCTGCCGAAAAAAGAAATCGATGCTTACATAAAGAAAGCGTCCTTTGAAAAAGTCACGAGCAAAACCGTATCCGACGAAACCTCACTGCGCAGAATCCTCGAAGAAACCCGAAAAAAAGGATTCGCCTTCAATCCTGGTGAATTTGAAGAAGAAGTCATGGCAGTAGCAGTTCCCATCCTGTTCAACGATCATCCGATCGCCTCTCTCGTCATGCAGTTTCCTCTTCTGCGCCATACAGAAGAAGACGCGATTAACGCAGCACCGCTGATCATTGAGCAGGCAAAAATCATCGAAAACAAATTGATGAACACATAG
- a CDS encoding Gfo/Idh/MocA family protein, translating into MSSSFKWGIIGCGLIAPKFFQALENTGEGHVVAAASKSMRRARRIQQKLGIECAYGSYAEMLEHEKLDAVYIANTHAEHYQSAKLCFEHNLPVLVEKAFTRNEAEAEELIDLAGMKNLMLMEAMWTRFNPATVKIRELLADGAIGEVIRLKAAFGVKMPLSMKTMPWNRMYNPYLAGGALLDLGVYPLAYARMVFGRRPERIGGSAKMAWTGVDKTSEYHLDYGGGRRADLMTSFVEQRPRDAVITGTKGIITVPHFSGADRLTLTRPGGAPEVIECGANGFEHEILEFHRCLREGLTESPGMPLSETLDVMRTADALRTLWGMKYPGE; encoded by the coding sequence GTGAGCAGCAGTTTTAAATGGGGAATTATCGGGTGCGGACTGATCGCGCCTAAATTTTTCCAGGCATTGGAAAATACGGGCGAGGGGCATGTGGTGGCCGCGGCCTCCAAGTCCATGCGCCGCGCGCGGCGGATTCAGCAGAAACTCGGAATCGAATGTGCATACGGCAGTTACGCAGAAATGCTCGAGCACGAAAAACTCGATGCCGTGTATATTGCCAACACCCATGCGGAACACTATCAAAGCGCGAAGCTCTGCTTTGAGCACAACCTGCCGGTGCTGGTTGAAAAGGCATTCACCCGCAATGAAGCGGAGGCAGAGGAACTGATCGACTTGGCCGGCATGAAGAACCTGATGTTGATGGAAGCCATGTGGACTCGTTTTAATCCGGCGACTGTAAAAATTCGGGAGCTGCTGGCGGATGGCGCAATTGGCGAAGTGATCCGTTTGAAGGCGGCCTTTGGTGTCAAAATGCCTCTTTCAATGAAAACCATGCCGTGGAACCGAATGTATAATCCGTATTTGGCGGGCGGTGCGCTTCTGGATCTTGGGGTCTACCCTTTGGCGTACGCCCGGATGGTGTTCGGGCGGCGGCCGGAGCGGATCGGTGGGTCCGCGAAAATGGCATGGACCGGTGTCGATAAAACATCAGAGTATCACCTCGATTACGGTGGCGGCCGGCGGGCGGATCTGATGACTTCTTTTGTGGAGCAGCGTCCGCGTGATGCCGTTATTACCGGGACAAAGGGCATTATTACGGTGCCTCATTTTTCCGGTGCTGACCGGCTTACTCTGACCCGGCCCGGAGGCGCTCCGGAAGTTATCGAATGCGGGGCGAACGGCTTCGAACACGAGATTCTCGAGTTCCACCGCTGTCTGCGGGAAGGGCTGACTGAGAGTCCCGGCATGCCGCTGAGCGAAACGCTGGATGTGATGCGTACGGCCGATGCGTTGCGCACGCTGTGGGGAATGAAATATCCCGGCGAGTGA
- a CDS encoding bile acid:sodium symporter family protein: MNRLEKTCRTITGYFVLWILLFAGWSLWKPNTFLWVLPNIKWMLGVIMFGMGMTLSAADFQQVLRRPRDVFSGAAAQYLIMPLLAYVLARGLRLSDNLAVGLILLGCCPGGTASNVITFLAKGDVALSVSMTTVSTLLAPLLTPTLMLLLAGHWMHIDAAALFVSIIEMVLLPIVLGTTANHFFGNKLHRIQPLLPVLSIITILLIVGAVIGKDADRLRHMAPIVLAAVILHNGGGLLLGWTGGSALQLGAPQKRALAIEVGMQNSGLAVALAVAHFSPEAALPAALFSVWHNISGPALATIWNRRDPKNR; the protein is encoded by the coding sequence ATGAACCGACTTGAAAAAACCTGCCGGACGATTACCGGTTATTTTGTCCTGTGGATCCTGCTGTTTGCGGGATGGAGTCTCTGGAAGCCGAACACTTTTTTATGGGTTCTTCCCAATATCAAATGGATGCTTGGCGTCATTATGTTCGGCATGGGCATGACCCTGTCTGCGGCTGACTTCCAGCAGGTTCTCCGCCGGCCGCGCGATGTATTTTCCGGCGCCGCCGCTCAGTATTTGATCATGCCCCTGCTCGCCTACGTCCTTGCCCGCGGACTGCGACTCTCCGACAATCTGGCTGTCGGACTGATTCTGCTAGGATGCTGCCCCGGCGGCACCGCTTCGAACGTCATCACTTTTCTGGCGAAAGGCGATGTGGCCCTTTCGGTATCGATGACGACCGTCTCCACCCTGCTCGCTCCACTGCTCACCCCGACACTGATGCTCCTGCTGGCGGGGCACTGGATGCATATTGATGCAGCGGCTCTGTTCGTATCGATTATCGAAATGGTTCTTCTTCCAATCGTTCTCGGCACGACGGCGAATCACTTTTTCGGCAACAAACTCCACCGGATCCAACCGCTGCTTCCGGTTCTCTCCATCATTACCATCCTGCTGATTGTCGGCGCAGTCATCGGCAAAGATGCGGACCGGTTGCGGCATATGGCCCCGATTGTGCTGGCCGCAGTCATACTGCACAACGGCGGCGGACTGCTGCTCGGCTGGACCGGCGGATCCGCGCTGCAACTGGGCGCGCCGCAAAAACGCGCACTGGCCATTGAAGTCGGCATGCAGAACTCGGGGCTGGCCGTCGCACTGGCGGTGGCGCATTTCTCACCGGAAGCCGCGCTGCCCGCCGCGCTCTTCAGTGTATGGCACAACATATCCGGCCCGGCACTGGCCACGATCTGGAACCGCCGCGACCCAAAAAACCGCTAA
- a CDS encoding M48 family metallopeptidase gives MKKNLQFVGLIFSAVLVGCSTIDPVTGLQTRNMYSLDQDVGIGSKVYDQTLEEMRARGVPINEDRARVAQLQGMVNRISAASDLPDLPYEVSLIQTNIVNAMAAPGGKIMVYEGLWDPEKGLTKDDDEIAAVIAHEIAHVNARHSTEAMTRSLPVNILATVGVIAAKDTDYEQFAQIVAAGGLFLYNGIWMTRYSRENEMEADAVGMMYMAKAGYDPRAAIRIWERASQQRTGEDPAASIFSTHPPDAARLAALRARLPEALRIYQHQ, from the coding sequence ATGAAAAAGAACCTTCAGTTTGTCGGATTGATTTTTTCAGCGGTGCTGGTCGGGTGTTCAACCATTGATCCTGTGACCGGGTTGCAGACGCGCAATATGTATTCCCTTGATCAGGATGTGGGCATTGGCTCAAAGGTGTATGACCAGACGCTGGAGGAAATGCGCGCCCGCGGCGTGCCGATCAATGAAGATCGCGCCCGTGTGGCTCAGCTTCAGGGAATGGTCAACCGGATTTCGGCCGCATCTGACTTGCCGGATCTTCCGTACGAAGTCAGCCTGATCCAGACCAATATCGTCAACGCCATGGCCGCGCCCGGCGGTAAAATCATGGTGTATGAAGGGCTCTGGGATCCGGAAAAAGGGCTGACGAAGGATGACGATGAAATTGCCGCGGTCATTGCGCACGAGATCGCCCACGTCAACGCTCGGCATTCCACGGAGGCGATGACGCGCTCTCTGCCGGTGAACATTCTGGCCACGGTCGGGGTGATTGCCGCAAAAGATACTGATTATGAGCAGTTTGCCCAGATTGTGGCGGCGGGAGGACTGTTCCTTTATAACGGCATCTGGATGACCCGCTATTCCCGCGAAAACGAAATGGAGGCGGACGCGGTCGGCATGATGTATATGGCAAAAGCCGGTTATGACCCGCGGGCGGCCATTCGCATCTGGGAGCGGGCTTCTCAGCAGCGCACCGGTGAAGATCCGGCCGCGAGCATTTTTTCGACGCACCCGCCGGACGCGGCCCGGTTGGCTGCGCTTCGCGCTCGTTTGCCGGAAGCTCTGAGGATTTATCAACACCAATAA
- a CDS encoding RDD family protein: MPWYYMEDDQQIGPISDQELQQRIESGVIGPTTQVKNETMEDWIKANQLPDEETSSLTTCSMCGNKFTDDELIQFEGASVCASCKPQFLQQMKENAEISGEHIFHYAGFWRRFGAVFIDGLVMSIFSIPANIFFQYSMRRIAEGNKSPFIALAVIAYSSMLIIPAIYMIWLNGKYGATLGKKALGIKIIMSDGKPISYGRAIGRYFSYMLSGLILNIGYLMAAFDGEKRALHDHICNTRVVYK, translated from the coding sequence ATGCCGTGGTATTATATGGAAGACGACCAGCAAATCGGGCCGATCTCTGATCAGGAGCTTCAACAGCGAATTGAATCGGGAGTCATCGGACCAACGACTCAGGTCAAAAACGAGACCATGGAAGACTGGATTAAAGCCAACCAGCTGCCCGATGAAGAAACCTCTTCTTTGACCACCTGCTCCATGTGTGGAAACAAATTTACGGATGACGAACTGATTCAGTTCGAAGGAGCCTCCGTATGCGCCAGTTGCAAACCCCAGTTTCTTCAGCAGATGAAAGAAAATGCCGAGATTTCCGGAGAACACATCTTTCATTATGCCGGGTTCTGGCGCCGTTTCGGGGCTGTTTTTATTGATGGACTAGTCATGTCTATCTTTAGCATTCCGGCAAATATCTTTTTCCAATATTCAATGCGCCGCATTGCTGAGGGCAACAAAAGTCCCTTTATTGCACTGGCTGTTATTGCATATTCATCAATGCTGATTATTCCGGCCATTTACATGATTTGGCTAAACGGAAAATATGGAGCAACGCTCGGCAAAAAAGCGCTGGGAATCAAAATTATCATGTCGGATGGAAAACCCATTTCCTATGGTCGCGCAATCGGACGATATTTTTCATACATGCTCAGCGGGTTAATCCTGAACATCGGCTATCTGATGGCTGCATTTGATGGAGAAAAACGGGCTTTGCACGATCATATCTGCAATACCCGCGTTGTTTACAAATGA